The following coding sequences lie in one Longimicrobium sp. genomic window:
- a CDS encoding ACT domain-containing protein encodes MIRRRKKREPPPSLTLTLLDDTFAVSKLSPDEVVPVWAWTGEVACVTRTRDELSIVCRADLVPPEVLSESGWRALRVKGPLAFALTGVFARIAQPLANAGISLFAVMTYDTDYVMVKEERLADAVQALMDAGHVVQVRV; translated from the coding sequence ATGATCCGGAGAAGGAAGAAGCGCGAGCCGCCGCCGTCCCTCACGCTGACGCTGCTGGACGACACCTTCGCCGTCTCGAAGCTGTCGCCCGACGAGGTCGTCCCCGTGTGGGCGTGGACCGGTGAGGTGGCGTGCGTCACCCGCACCCGCGACGAGCTGTCCATCGTCTGCCGCGCCGACCTGGTGCCGCCCGAGGTGCTCAGCGAGTCCGGCTGGCGCGCGCTCCGCGTGAAGGGGCCGCTCGCCTTCGCGCTGACCGGCGTGTTCGCGCGCATCGCGCAGCCGCTGGCCAACGCCGGCATCTCCCTCTTCGCGGTGATGACCTACGACACCGACTACGTGATGGTGAAGGAGGAGCGCCTGGCCGACGCCGTGCAGGCGCTGATGGACGCCGGCCACGTCGTGCAGGTCCGCGTGTAG
- a CDS encoding type II toxin-antitoxin system VapC family toxin, whose translation MPTPAVYIETSIPSFYFESRPEPSMQARREWTREWWAVAQGRYRLFTSEAVLDELSRGEYEKKADCLALMQSLPVLRVEPAIAEIVATYLRHRLMPADPTGDALHLALASQNKCDFLLTWNCTHLANANKFGHIRRVNTMLGLFVPTLTTPLELLGGNDGRSD comes from the coding sequence ATGCCGACACCTGCGGTTTACATCGAGACATCCATACCGAGCTTCTATTTCGAGTCGCGTCCGGAGCCGAGCATGCAGGCCCGCCGAGAATGGACGCGAGAATGGTGGGCCGTTGCCCAAGGGCGGTACCGGCTGTTCACCAGCGAGGCTGTGCTGGATGAGCTAAGCAGGGGCGAGTATGAGAAGAAGGCGGATTGTCTTGCGCTGATGCAAAGTCTGCCGGTTCTCCGGGTTGAACCTGCCATCGCCGAGATCGTGGCAACATACCTGCGGCACCGGCTTATGCCGGCTGATCCAACTGGCGATGCGCTACACCTGGCATTGGCAAGCCAGAACAAGTGCGACTTTCTGCTGACGTGGAACTGCACTCATCTGGCGAATGCAAATAAGTTCGGGCACATCCGGCGGGTGAATACGATGCTGGGATTGTTCGTCCCGACCCTGACTACGCCACTGGAACTGCTAGGAGGGAACGATGGCCGATCAGATTGA
- a CDS encoding peroxiredoxin, whose protein sequence is MAEELLPVGAEAPNFEAQTTDGGRISLGQFRGSKSVLLMFYPKDDTPGCTRQMCTARDEGKEYEEAGVRRFGVNPGGFESHRKFADKYMLDFPLIIDQDAEIASAYGVLKENGGVGRATYLIDPDGRIAFAAAGAHGADEVLGALRG, encoded by the coding sequence ATGGCCGAAGAGCTTCTGCCCGTCGGCGCCGAGGCGCCCAACTTCGAGGCGCAGACCACCGACGGCGGGCGCATCTCGCTCGGGCAGTTCCGCGGCAGCAAGTCCGTGCTCCTGATGTTCTATCCCAAGGACGACACCCCCGGCTGCACGCGGCAGATGTGCACCGCGCGCGACGAGGGGAAGGAGTACGAAGAGGCCGGCGTGCGCCGCTTCGGCGTGAACCCGGGCGGGTTCGAGAGCCATCGCAAGTTCGCCGACAAGTACATGCTGGACTTTCCGCTGATCATCGATCAGGACGCGGAGATCGCCAGCGCGTACGGGGTGCTGAAGGAGAACGGCGGCGTGGGGCGCGCCACCTACCTGATCGACCCCGACGGCCGCATCGCCTTCGCGGCGGCCGGGGCGCACGGCGCCGACGAGGTGCTGGGGGCGCTGCGTGGGTGA
- the nadA gene encoding quinolinate synthase NadA yields MIQIAQKPGSPLEYAALPREELAERIAARKRELNAVILGHNYQRVEIQEVSDYLGDSLGLSQEAAQTDADVIVFCGVHFMAETAKILSPDKTVLMPDLRAGCPMADFVTGDALRRLKARYPGAAVVAYVNSTAEVKAESDICCTSANAVQVVESISRDRTILFVPDRNLAKYTAEKTGRPYAIAGREGAGEVEPGSIVAWDGYCYVHDDLVLDELAQAKKKHPRALVVIHPEARSDLLAQADVVASTSRMVDIAEQNDEVIFGTERGIVDRLKARFPEKTLVPLSGAAICGNMKVNTLAKLAWCLDHEQHEIVLDEDVRVRAERSLRRMLELSGGWRAPTGAEQALEEAGLRKSGCGCA; encoded by the coding sequence ATGATCCAGATCGCGCAGAAGCCCGGTTCGCCGCTGGAGTACGCCGCTCTCCCCCGAGAGGAGCTGGCGGAGCGCATCGCCGCGCGCAAGCGCGAGTTGAACGCGGTGATCCTGGGGCACAACTACCAGCGCGTGGAGATCCAGGAGGTCAGCGACTACCTGGGCGACTCGCTGGGGCTGTCGCAGGAGGCGGCGCAGACCGACGCCGACGTGATCGTGTTCTGCGGCGTGCACTTCATGGCCGAGACGGCGAAGATCCTGTCGCCGGACAAGACCGTGCTGATGCCCGACCTGCGCGCCGGCTGCCCGATGGCCGACTTTGTCACCGGCGACGCGCTGCGGCGGCTGAAGGCGCGCTACCCCGGCGCAGCCGTCGTCGCGTACGTCAACTCCACCGCCGAGGTCAAGGCGGAGAGCGACATCTGCTGCACCAGTGCCAACGCGGTGCAGGTGGTGGAGTCGATCTCCCGCGACCGCACCATCCTCTTCGTCCCCGACCGTAACCTGGCGAAGTACACGGCGGAGAAGACGGGCCGCCCGTACGCGATCGCCGGGCGCGAGGGTGCGGGCGAGGTGGAGCCCGGCAGCATCGTGGCCTGGGACGGCTACTGCTACGTGCACGACGACCTGGTGCTCGACGAGCTGGCGCAGGCGAAGAAGAAGCATCCCCGCGCGCTGGTCGTCATCCACCCCGAGGCCCGCTCCGACCTGCTGGCCCAGGCCGACGTCGTAGCCTCGACGAGCAGGATGGTCGACATCGCCGAGCAGAACGACGAGGTGATCTTCGGCACCGAGCGCGGAATCGTGGACCGGCTGAAGGCGCGCTTCCCGGAGAAGACGCTGGTCCCGCTGAGCGGCGCGGCGATCTGCGGGAACATGAAGGTGAACACGCTGGCCAAGCTGGCGTGGTGCCTGGACCACGAGCAGCACGAGATCGTGCTGGACGAGGACGTGCGCGTCCGCGCCGAGCGGTCTCTGCGCCGCATGCTGGAGCTCTCCGGCGGCTGGCGCGCGCCCACCGGGGCCGAGCAGGCGCTCGAGGAAGCCGGCCTGCGCAAGAGCGGCTGCGGCTGCGCGTAA
- a CDS encoding sensor domain-containing diguanylate cyclase, with product MSTRDPALSRTAPAHRRLFPLAALTYALMLTAWAYQTVTGPDPVDASWGMFTAVIVIYAALSLVAVRRRPESPQVAMFVVAGLSIALTIVWPLPELTMRPVAALYPLILATSLVYALPVGVFIHLAALIPRPHPWVERRPWLIPAAYGVGIALGLMSFIPYANAITPFLPWRWTLDEVLRYDGRLNYAGNLIAGATCIALLQHAARTDRSPEGRRQAAVVMAAFVPWTFRMARKLFWRLPPDVERFLGLLSPATILIVALGFFVAIAGFQLFGLGRLAKKGVTFGLTVGVLAAVTWFSVIVVGAGAQEVLGIQPGLWGGALLLVGIGVAFQPLARRIGHGFDVFFFREKLALARLQRTIIPELAEITGLDQTAEHLVRRMSDELGVRSAALLLADEQRRFYRVHAVVGDDADAAAREGVVRGRDLGVIWPEGARHPRARAAGEPAEVRRTLELLGARWLIPMEFRGELTGVLALGEVRSGTEFDRDDFERMEVLAQEVSAMLENARLFGLATRDHLTGLPHRRVFEERLALELERARRHYRPFVLGLADVDDFKRINDTHGHAAGDRVLRRASAALAALGRAIDVIARYGGEEFAVLLPETDADGARALGQRIREAVAPAGEGGARVTVSAGLYVVGPADLERDRDELVRLADQALYEAKHSGKDRVVLAGAVDVAAETGVVAAG from the coding sequence GTGTCGACCCGCGATCCGGCCCTCTCCCGGACGGCGCCCGCGCACCGGCGCCTGTTCCCGCTCGCCGCGCTCACCTACGCGCTGATGCTGACCGCGTGGGCGTACCAGACCGTCACCGGCCCCGACCCGGTCGACGCGAGCTGGGGGATGTTCACCGCCGTCATCGTCATCTACGCCGCGCTGTCGCTGGTCGCCGTGCGCCGCCGCCCGGAGAGCCCGCAGGTGGCGATGTTCGTGGTCGCCGGCCTCTCCATCGCGCTCACCATCGTCTGGCCGCTGCCGGAGCTGACGATGCGGCCCGTGGCGGCGCTGTATCCGCTGATCCTGGCCACGTCGCTGGTCTACGCGCTTCCCGTGGGCGTCTTCATCCACCTGGCCGCGCTCATCCCCCGTCCGCATCCGTGGGTCGAGCGCCGCCCGTGGCTCATCCCCGCCGCGTACGGGGTGGGGATCGCGCTCGGGCTGATGTCGTTCATCCCCTACGCGAACGCCATCACCCCCTTCCTGCCCTGGCGGTGGACGCTGGACGAGGTGCTGCGCTACGACGGCCGGCTGAACTACGCGGGGAACCTGATCGCCGGCGCCACCTGCATCGCCCTGCTGCAGCACGCGGCGCGTACGGACCGCAGCCCGGAAGGAAGGCGCCAGGCCGCGGTGGTGATGGCGGCGTTCGTCCCGTGGACCTTCCGCATGGCGCGCAAGCTCTTCTGGCGCCTGCCGCCGGACGTGGAGCGCTTCCTGGGGCTGCTGTCGCCGGCGACGATCCTGATCGTGGCGCTCGGCTTCTTCGTCGCCATCGCCGGCTTCCAGCTGTTCGGTCTGGGGAGATTGGCGAAGAAGGGCGTAACCTTCGGCCTCACCGTCGGCGTCCTTGCGGCGGTGACGTGGTTCAGCGTGATCGTGGTGGGCGCGGGCGCGCAGGAGGTGCTGGGGATCCAGCCCGGGCTGTGGGGCGGCGCGCTGCTGCTGGTGGGGATCGGCGTGGCCTTCCAGCCGCTGGCGCGCCGGATCGGCCACGGCTTCGACGTCTTCTTCTTCCGCGAGAAGCTGGCGCTGGCCAGGCTGCAGCGCACGATCATCCCCGAGCTGGCGGAGATCACGGGGCTGGACCAGACGGCCGAGCACCTGGTGCGGCGGATGAGCGACGAGCTGGGCGTGCGCTCGGCCGCGCTGCTGCTGGCCGACGAGCAGCGCCGCTTCTACCGCGTGCACGCCGTGGTGGGAGACGATGCGGACGCCGCCGCGCGCGAGGGCGTGGTGCGCGGCCGCGACCTGGGGGTGATCTGGCCCGAGGGCGCGCGCCATCCCCGCGCGCGGGCGGCCGGCGAGCCGGCGGAGGTGCGTCGCACGCTGGAGCTGCTGGGCGCGCGCTGGCTGATCCCCATGGAGTTCCGCGGCGAGCTGACCGGCGTCCTCGCGCTGGGCGAGGTGCGCAGCGGGACGGAGTTCGACCGCGACGACTTCGAGCGGATGGAGGTGCTGGCGCAGGAGGTGTCGGCGATGCTGGAGAACGCGCGGCTGTTCGGCCTGGCCACGCGCGACCACCTCACCGGCCTGCCGCACCGCCGCGTGTTCGAGGAGCGGCTGGCGCTGGAGCTGGAGCGCGCGCGGCGCCACTACCGGCCGTTCGTGCTGGGATTGGCGGACGTGGACGACTTCAAGCGCATCAACGACACGCACGGCCACGCCGCCGGCGACCGCGTGCTGCGCCGGGCAAGCGCCGCGCTGGCCGCGCTGGGCCGCGCCATCGACGTGATCGCGCGCTACGGCGGCGAGGAGTTCGCCGTGCTGCTGCCCGAGACGGACGCGGACGGCGCCCGCGCCCTCGGCCAGCGCATCCGCGAGGCGGTGGCGCCGGCGGGCGAGGGCGGCGCGCGGGTGACGGTGAGCGCCGGCCTCTACGTGGTGGGCCCCGCCGACCTGGAGCGCGACCGCGACGAGCTGGTGCGCCTGGCCGACCAGGCGCTGTACGAGGCCAAGCACAGCGGCAAGGACCGCGTCGTCCTCGCCGGCGCGGTCGACGTGGCGGCGGAGACGGGCGTGGTGGCGGCAGGGTAG
- the larC gene encoding nickel pincer cofactor biosynthesis protein LarC — translation MRGLIFDPFAGISGDMTVGALLDLGLPLEWLQSFVAGLSLGDVRVGAERVNRKGIAATRLLLELPHEHAHRHLHHVVKIIEGTGVAPEVRDRAVHAFTLLAHAEAEVHGTTVERVHFHEVGAVDAIVDILSAVAGCAELGAGEFWTRPVALGRGWVDMEHGHFPVPPPAVLKLLHGIEVADPSFEGECTTPTGAALLAALTGGRAAPPAYTPVASGFGAGTRDPQDRPNVLRLILVEPRGVGDESVLVVQCDVDDLPPEYVPTLMEAVLAAGALDCTATPQVMKKGRPGVRVEALAPAERLDAVTGALFHAGSSIGVRWWPARRTVLPRRMETVTWRGEEVRVKRSSLPGGGERAKPEFEDVVRAAGRLGITPLAAYRAMLSEGVAAEG, via the coding sequence TTGCGCGGACTGATCTTCGACCCCTTCGCCGGGATCAGCGGCGACATGACGGTGGGCGCCCTGCTGGACCTGGGGCTGCCGCTCGAGTGGCTGCAGTCCTTCGTCGCCGGCCTGAGCCTGGGCGACGTGCGCGTGGGCGCCGAGCGCGTCAATCGCAAGGGGATCGCCGCCACGCGCCTGCTGCTGGAGCTGCCGCACGAGCACGCCCATCGCCATCTCCACCACGTGGTGAAGATCATCGAGGGCACCGGCGTGGCTCCCGAGGTCCGCGACCGGGCGGTGCACGCGTTCACCCTCCTCGCCCACGCCGAGGCCGAGGTGCACGGGACGACGGTGGAGCGCGTGCACTTCCACGAGGTGGGCGCGGTCGACGCCATCGTCGATATCCTGAGCGCGGTCGCGGGATGCGCGGAGCTGGGCGCGGGGGAGTTCTGGACGCGGCCCGTCGCCCTCGGCCGCGGATGGGTCGACATGGAGCACGGGCACTTTCCCGTGCCCCCGCCCGCGGTGCTCAAGTTGTTGCACGGCATCGAGGTAGCGGACCCTTCGTTCGAGGGCGAGTGTACGACGCCCACCGGCGCAGCCCTGCTGGCCGCGCTCACCGGCGGCCGCGCGGCGCCGCCCGCGTACACGCCCGTGGCCAGCGGCTTCGGCGCGGGCACCCGCGACCCGCAGGACCGCCCGAACGTGCTCCGCCTCATCCTCGTCGAGCCGCGGGGAGTGGGGGACGAGAGCGTGCTCGTGGTGCAGTGCGACGTGGACGACCTGCCGCCCGAGTACGTGCCCACGCTGATGGAGGCGGTGCTGGCCGCCGGCGCGCTGGACTGCACGGCCACGCCGCAGGTGATGAAGAAGGGGCGCCCCGGCGTGCGCGTCGAGGCGCTGGCGCCGGCGGAGCGGCTGGATGCGGTCACCGGCGCGCTCTTCCACGCGGGCTCGTCGATCGGCGTGCGCTGGTGGCCGGCGCGGCGGACGGTGCTGCCGCGGCGGATGGAGACGGTGACGTGGCGGGGCGAGGAGGTGCGGGTGAAGCGCTCGTCGCTCCCGGGTGGGGGCGAGCGGGCCAAGCCCGAGTTCGAGGACGTGGTGCGCGCCGCCGGACGGCTGGGGATCACCCCGCTGGCGGCGTACCGCGCCATGCTGTCGGAGGGCGTGGCGGCCGAGGGATAG
- the purH gene encoding bifunctional phosphoribosylaminoimidazolecarboxamide formyltransferase/IMP cyclohydrolase, producing MPRALLSVSDKTGLVEFARTLLERGWQLLSTGGTARALRDAGVPVMDVADVTGHPELMDGRVKTLHPAIHAGLLGRRAHADDVEQMQAHGYKPIDLVAVNLYPFRETVARPGVTVDEAIENIDIGGPSMLRSAAKNHESVWVVVDPADYPRVLAGLDADDDDGRALRRELAVKVYAHTSAYDAAIAGYLGGVGKEGDSAPALADSIRLDLARVQDLRYGENPDQRAAFYRDEAAAGGLPAMRQLHGKELSFNNLIDVDAALFAVSAWGDSDLAACAIIKHTTPCGIAVGADPAEAYRKALSTDPTSAFGSVIAFNREVGEEAAALLRPNFVEAIVAPSFHEAALKVLTEKKNLRLIVLPPSDAGDDLDFKRVRGGFVVQTRLSMRFPEDEWRVVTKRSPEPEELDDLRFAWRAVASVKSNAILLARGGTALGIGAGQMSRVDSSRIAVMKARDNGFDLAGAALASDAFFPFRDGVDAAAGAGVRAIIQPGGSVRDEEVIAAADEHGIAMVFTGRRLFRH from the coding sequence ATGCCCAGGGCGCTGCTGAGCGTATCGGACAAGACGGGGCTGGTGGAGTTCGCGCGGACGCTGCTGGAGCGCGGCTGGCAGCTCCTTTCCACCGGCGGCACCGCGCGCGCGCTTCGGGACGCCGGCGTGCCGGTGATGGACGTGGCCGACGTCACCGGCCACCCGGAGTTGATGGACGGGCGCGTGAAGACGCTCCATCCCGCCATCCACGCGGGCCTCCTGGGCCGCCGCGCGCACGCCGACGACGTGGAGCAGATGCAGGCCCACGGCTACAAGCCCATCGACCTCGTCGCCGTCAACCTCTACCCCTTCCGCGAAACGGTCGCGCGCCCCGGCGTCACCGTCGACGAGGCGATCGAGAACATCGACATCGGCGGGCCGTCGATGCTGCGCTCCGCCGCGAAGAACCACGAGAGCGTCTGGGTGGTCGTCGACCCGGCCGACTATCCGCGCGTGCTGGCCGGCCTCGACGCGGACGACGACGACGGGCGCGCGCTCCGCCGCGAGCTGGCGGTGAAGGTGTACGCCCACACCTCGGCGTACGATGCGGCCATCGCGGGCTACCTCGGCGGGGTGGGGAAGGAGGGCGATTCCGCGCCCGCGCTGGCCGATTCGATCCGCCTCGACCTGGCCAGGGTGCAGGATCTCCGCTACGGCGAGAACCCCGACCAGCGCGCCGCCTTCTACCGCGACGAGGCGGCCGCCGGCGGGCTCCCCGCGATGCGGCAGCTGCACGGCAAGGAGCTGTCGTTCAACAACCTCATCGACGTCGACGCCGCGCTCTTCGCAGTCTCGGCGTGGGGCGACTCGGATCTCGCCGCGTGCGCGATCATCAAGCACACCACGCCGTGCGGCATCGCCGTGGGCGCGGACCCGGCCGAGGCGTACCGCAAGGCGCTGTCGACGGATCCCACCAGCGCCTTCGGCTCGGTGATCGCCTTCAACCGCGAGGTCGGCGAGGAGGCGGCCGCGCTCCTGCGCCCGAACTTCGTCGAAGCCATTGTCGCCCCGTCGTTCCACGAGGCCGCGCTGAAGGTGCTGACGGAGAAGAAGAACCTGCGCCTGATCGTCCTCCCGCCGTCGGACGCGGGAGATGACCTCGATTTCAAGCGCGTCCGCGGCGGCTTCGTCGTCCAGACGCGTCTGTCGATGCGCTTTCCCGAAGACGAGTGGCGGGTGGTGACGAAGCGCTCGCCCGAGCCGGAGGAGCTGGACGACCTGCGCTTCGCCTGGCGCGCGGTGGCGTCGGTCAAGTCGAACGCCATCCTCCTGGCGCGCGGCGGGACGGCGCTGGGGATCGGCGCGGGGCAGATGAGCCGCGTGGACAGCTCGCGCATCGCGGTGATGAAGGCGCGCGACAACGGCTTCGACCTGGCCGGCGCGGCGCTGGCCTCCGACGCGTTCTTCCCCTTCCGCGACGGGGTGGACGCGGCGGCCGGGGCCGGCGTGCGCGCCATCATCCAGCCCGGCGGCTCCGTCCGCGACGAGGAGGTGATCGCCGCCGCCGACGAGCACGGCATCGCCATGGTCTTCACCGGCCGCCGGCTGTTCCGGCATTGA
- a CDS encoding MBL fold metallo-hydrolase, which translates to MRGDVVVRGFTGGVFAENTYLVSCAGTGAGILVDPGAATAQALAEARRQGITIERIVLTHAHVDHVEGLGLAKAETGAPIHLHPDDAELYRAAPLQAQWFGVRMDPLPPVDHPLVPGETVRFGECELAIRFAPGHAPGHVILVGDGVAMVGDVIFSGSIGRTDLPGGDFATLMRSIREQVLTLPDATTLHTGHGPDTTVGHERISNPFIIGNYGGSQFA; encoded by the coding sequence ATGCGGGGCGACGTCGTCGTCCGCGGCTTCACCGGCGGGGTGTTCGCCGAGAACACGTACCTGGTGAGCTGCGCGGGCACCGGCGCGGGGATCCTGGTCGATCCCGGCGCGGCCACCGCGCAGGCGCTGGCCGAGGCCCGGCGGCAGGGGATCACGATCGAGCGCATCGTGCTGACCCACGCGCACGTCGACCACGTGGAGGGGCTGGGGCTGGCGAAGGCGGAGACGGGCGCGCCGATCCACCTGCATCCCGACGACGCGGAGCTCTACCGCGCGGCGCCGCTGCAGGCGCAGTGGTTCGGCGTGCGCATGGACCCGCTCCCGCCGGTGGACCACCCGCTGGTGCCGGGAGAGACGGTGCGCTTCGGCGAGTGCGAGCTGGCGATCCGGTTCGCGCCCGGCCACGCGCCCGGCCACGTGATCCTGGTGGGCGACGGGGTGGCGATGGTGGGCGACGTGATCTTCTCCGGCTCCATCGGCCGCACCGACCTTCCCGGCGGCGATTTCGCCACCCTGATGCGCTCGATCCGCGAGCAGGTGCTGACCCTTCCGGACGCGACCACGCTCCACACCGGCCACGGTCCGGACACCACCGTGGGCCACGAGCGCATCTCCAACCCGTTCATCATCGGCAACTACGGCGGCAGCCAGTTCGCCTGA
- the purN gene encoding phosphoribosylglycinamide formyltransferase, with amino-acid sequence MNEPKRVAVFASGGGTNLQALIDHFNPAPAPAARVELVVVSRAGVGALDRAARSGVPFVVLDAREIGAEALAAKMLAELERHAIDIVVLAGWLQLVPTEVVERYHGRMLNIHPALLPGFGGKGMYGIRVHRAVIESGVRVSGATVHLVSDRYDEGRIVAQWPVPVLPGDTPEALAARVLAVEHRIFPLAVEAIARGDAPHAVVGPLCFDLIEAPSPPEQSIRATMAEIPRGG; translated from the coding sequence GTGAACGAGCCCAAGCGCGTCGCCGTGTTCGCCAGCGGCGGGGGGACGAACCTGCAGGCGCTGATCGACCACTTCAATCCCGCGCCGGCGCCCGCCGCGCGGGTGGAGCTCGTGGTGGTCAGCCGCGCAGGCGTCGGCGCGCTCGACCGCGCGGCGCGCTCCGGCGTCCCCTTCGTGGTGCTCGACGCGCGCGAGATCGGCGCCGAGGCGCTGGCCGCGAAGATGCTGGCCGAGCTGGAGCGGCACGCGATCGACATCGTCGTGCTGGCCGGGTGGCTGCAGCTGGTGCCGACGGAGGTGGTCGAGCGCTACCACGGGCGGATGCTCAACATCCACCCCGCGCTCCTTCCCGGCTTCGGCGGGAAGGGGATGTACGGAATCCGCGTGCACCGCGCGGTGATCGAGTCCGGCGTGCGCGTATCCGGCGCCACCGTGCACCTGGTGAGCGATCGCTACGACGAGGGGCGGATCGTGGCCCAGTGGCCCGTCCCCGTCCTCCCCGGCGACACGCCCGAGGCGCTGGCCGCGCGCGTGCTGGCTGTAGAGCACCGCATCTTTCCGCTCGCCGTGGAAGCAATCGCGCGTGGAGATGCTCCGCATGCGGTGGTGGGCCCGCTCTGCTTCGACCTGATCGAGGCCCCGTCGCCCCCCGAGCAGTCCATCCGCGCCACGATGGCGGAGATTCCGCGCGGTGGCTGA
- the der gene encoding ribosome biogenesis GTPase Der, translating to MKLPVVAVVGRPNVGKSTFFNRVLGQRLAIVEDRPGVTRDRNFARADWNGRQFYLVDTGGMVEGSDEPMDRLIREQVLAAIGEADVLVLVTDGKAGPHPLDYAIAEHLRRAAKPTVLVVNKIDNLGSPTALAHHDFWDMGLGEPLPVSSTSGKGSGDVLDRIVFDLPEIEGEEEEALRVAVIGKPNVGKSSFVNRLLGEERLVVSDVAGTTRDAIDTPMQFKGRRLVFVDTAGLRRQSKIEEGVEFYSAIRTERAIERADVCLLLVDATLGPISVQDLKVAEKAWDAGCGLIIVVSKWDLVEKETMTAPQFEKEIRERAPFLKWVPILFTSAKTGQRVHRVLDLIVDVQEQRQRRVATHEVNEVMRALVTRAKPPAYMNHPVKLLYATQVAVAAPTFVIFSNHPDGIPESYVRYLQNGFRDAWGFMGVPLRINLRHRSEDEE from the coding sequence GTGAAGCTACCGGTGGTGGCCGTGGTGGGACGGCCGAACGTGGGGAAGTCGACCTTCTTCAACCGCGTGCTGGGACAGCGCCTGGCCATCGTCGAAGACCGGCCGGGCGTGACGCGCGACCGCAACTTCGCGCGCGCGGACTGGAACGGGCGCCAGTTCTACCTGGTCGACACCGGCGGGATGGTGGAGGGGAGCGACGAGCCCATGGACCGCCTGATCCGCGAGCAGGTGCTGGCCGCCATCGGCGAGGCCGACGTGCTGGTGCTGGTGACCGACGGCAAGGCCGGGCCGCACCCGCTGGACTACGCCATCGCCGAGCACCTGCGGCGTGCGGCCAAGCCGACGGTTCTCGTCGTCAACAAGATCGACAACCTGGGCTCGCCCACCGCGCTGGCGCACCACGACTTCTGGGACATGGGGCTGGGCGAGCCGCTCCCCGTCTCCTCGACCAGCGGCAAGGGGAGCGGCGACGTGCTGGACCGCATCGTCTTCGACCTCCCCGAGATCGAGGGCGAGGAGGAGGAGGCGCTCCGCGTCGCGGTGATCGGCAAGCCGAACGTAGGGAAGTCCTCCTTCGTCAACCGCCTGCTGGGCGAGGAGCGGCTGGTCGTCTCCGACGTGGCGGGAACCACGCGCGACGCCATCGACACCCCCATGCAGTTCAAGGGGCGGCGGCTGGTGTTCGTCGACACCGCGGGGCTGCGGCGCCAGTCGAAGATCGAGGAGGGGGTCGAGTTCTACAGCGCCATCCGCACCGAGCGGGCGATCGAGCGCGCGGACGTGTGCCTGCTGCTGGTGGATGCCACCCTGGGACCCATCTCGGTGCAGGACCTGAAGGTGGCCGAGAAGGCGTGGGACGCGGGGTGCGGATTGATCATCGTCGTCAGCAAGTGGGACCTGGTGGAGAAGGAGACGATGACGGCGCCGCAGTTCGAGAAGGAGATCCGCGAGCGCGCCCCCTTCCTGAAGTGGGTGCCGATCCTCTTCACCAGCGCGAAGACGGGGCAGCGGGTGCACCGCGTGCTGGACCTGATCGTGGACGTGCAGGAGCAGCGGCAGCGCCGCGTCGCCACGCACGAGGTGAACGAGGTGATGCGGGCGCTGGTCACGCGCGCCAAGCCGCCGGCGTACATGAACCACCCGGTGAAGCTGCTCTACGCCACGCAGGTGGCCGTGGCGGCGCCGACGTTCGTGATCTTCAGCAACCACCCCGACGGGATCCCGGAGAGCTACGTGCGCTACCTGCAGAACGGCTTCCGCGACGCGTGGGGGTTCATGGGCGTGCCGCTACGGATCAACCTGCGCCACCGCAGCGAGGACGAGGAGTAG